One genomic region from Equus asinus isolate D_3611 breed Donkey chromosome 8, EquAss-T2T_v2, whole genome shotgun sequence encodes:
- the HCAR1 gene encoding hydroxycarboxylic acid receptor 1, translating into MDNESCCLIEGDPIPQVMPPLLILAFVLGALGNGIALYGFCFHMKTWKPSTIYLFNLAVADFLLMVCLPFRTDYYLRHRQWAFEDIPCRVVLFMMATNRAGSIVFLTVVAVDRYFKVVHPHHMMNTISNRTAAGIVCALWTMIILGTLYLLMEKHLCVQGETVSCESFIMESANGWHDVMFQLEFFLPLGIILFCSFKIIWSLKQRQHLARQTRMKKATRFIMVVAVVFVTCYLPSVSARLYFLWTVPLSACDPSVHIALHVTLSFTYMNSMLDPLVYYFSSPLFPKFYAKLKIGSLRPKRPGCSKTRRPEEMPVSSLCHRSCTSVTNSFQS; encoded by the coding sequence ATGGACAACGAGTCGTGCTGCCTCATCGAGGGGGACCCCATCCCTCAGGTGATGCCACCACTGCTGATCCTGGCCTTTGTTCTTGGCGCCCTGGGCAATGGCATTGCCCTGTATGGTTTCTGCTTTCACATGAAGACCTGGAAGCCGAGCACTATTTACCTTTTCAACTTGGCAGTGGCCGACTTCCTTCTCATGGTCTGCCTGCCCTTTCGGACAGACTATTACCTCAGGCATAGACAGTGGGCCTTTGAGGATATTCCCTGTCGGGTGGTGCTCTTCATGATGGCCACGAACAGGGCTGGGAGCATCGTCTTCCTCACGGTGGTGGCTGTGGACAGGTATTTCAAAGTGGTCCACCCCCACCATATGATGAACACCATCTCCAACCGGACTGCGGCTGGCATCGTCTGTGCCCTTTGGACCATGATCATCCTGGggactctgtatcttttgatggAGAAACATCTGTGTGTGCAAGGGGAGACTGTATCTTGTGAGAGCTTCATCATGGAGTCAGCCAATGGCTGGCACGACGTCATGTTTCAACTGGAATTCTTCCTGCCCCTCGGCATCATCTTGTTTTGCTCCTTCAAGATTATTTGGAGCCTGAAGCAGAGACAGCACCTAGCCAGGCAGACGCGGATGAAGAAGGCCACCCGGTTCAtcatggtggtggcagtggtatTTGTCACGTGCTACCTGCCCAGCGTGTCAGCCAGACTGTACTTCCTCTGGACGGTGCCCTTGAGCGCCTGCGATCCGTCTGTCCACATAGCCCTCCACGTTACCCTGAGCTTCACCTACATGAACAGCATGCTGGACCCCCTGGTGTATTATTTTTCAAGTCCTTTGTTCCCCAAATTCTACGCCAAGCTCAAAATTGGCAGTCTGAGACCCAAGCGTCCAGGATGCTCCAAGACACGGCGGCCGGAAGAGATGCCAGTTTCGAGCCTCTGTCACAGGAGTTGCACCAGTGTAACAAATAGCTTCCAAAGCTAG